The following coding sequences lie in one Camelus bactrianus isolate YW-2024 breed Bactrian camel chromosome 8, ASM4877302v1, whole genome shotgun sequence genomic window:
- the SF3B5 gene encoding splicing factor 3B subunit 5, protein MTDRYTIHSQLEHLQSKYIGTGHADTTKWEWLVNQHRDSYCSYMGHFDLLNYFAIAENESKARVRFNLMEKMLQPCGPPADKPEEN, encoded by the coding sequence ATGACAGACCGCTACACCATCCACAGTCAGCTAGAGCATCTGCAGTCCAAGTACATCGGCACGGGCCACGCCGACACCACCAAGTGGGAGTGGCTGGTGAACCAGCATCGCGACTCCTACTGCTCCTACATGGGCCACTTCGACCTGCTCAACTACTTCGCCATTGCCGAGAATGAGAGCAAAGCGCGAGTCCGCTTCAACTTGATGGAGAAGATGCTGCAGCCTTGCGGCCCGCCAGCGGACAAGCCAGAGGAGAACTGA